Proteins co-encoded in one Brassica rapa cultivar Chiifu-401-42 chromosome A02, CAAS_Brap_v3.01, whole genome shotgun sequence genomic window:
- the LOC117132025 gene encoding uncharacterized protein LOC117132025: protein MLRELFKPLDGETRDIEIKSLPLHSPYILGRNFAKQELKDEVVRLGVELSLYIAQAMFLLCDDIRSMLWLCYKLWRDAGRRYIYPNSLVLERVLRVIHYVYFKYIEPKNGVYRNGGLSVQIRLAIPTWENFDDVILSLNVLVLVLRQEGRCASGRNFMSSMEEQLKKVEEKLRCGKVVSEANGFRREVIEPSFFGLWKSLFNKEANNEATQTLKVIKNRILSDLFLPLHNEVAPPP from the coding sequence ATGCTTAGGGAATTGTTTAAGCCTCTTGATGGTGAGACTAGGGATATAGAGATAAAGTCACTACCTTTACATTCTCCTTACATTTTAGGAAGAAATTTTGCAAAGCAGGAGCTCAAAGACGAGGTTGTGCGACTAGGAGTTGAGCTTTCATTATATATAGCTCAAGCGATGTTTTTGTTATGTGATGACATTCGTAGTATGTTATGGCTTTGCTATAAGTTATGGAGAGATGCGGGACGAAGGTACATTTATCCTAATAGTCTCGTGCTGGAAAGAGTGCTTCGTGTCATTCATTATGTCTACTTCAAATATATCGAACCGAAGAATGGAGTATATCGTAATGGTGGCTTGTCGGTCCAAATCAGACTTGCTATACCAACATGGGAGAATTTTGATGATGTGATCTTATCTCTGAATGTCCTTGTACTGGTTCTCAGACAAGAAGGAAGATGTGCATCTGGCCGAAACTTTATGTCTAGTATGGAAGAACAACTGAAGAAGGTAGAAGAGAAGTTGAGGTGTGGGAAGGTTGTTTCAGAGGCGAATGGGTTTAGAAGGGAAGTGATAGAGCCTAGCTTTTTCGGCTTGTGGAAGTCTCTATTTAATAAAGAAGCTAATAATGAAGCAACGCAGACTCTGAAAGTGATAAAGAATAGAATTCTTAGCGACCTTTTTCTACCTCTACATAACGAAGTAGCACCACCACCGTAG
- the LOC103855069 gene encoding uncharacterized protein LOC103855069, translated as MESKSTSGVVRRKPPSFRFYPYTSGSASGKKDMKDEVIRLGVEFSVSVAESMFLLCDDIRTMLFISLTLWKYVLPEGNPVVERLFLLIHYIYSKDIKPKNGVLYQNGEGKSAQWNLIKTTWNDFVCGIIVLNRLVLVLRVKDCSYDDRLLLSAIAKYKQELKNLEGKLRSAKDVSEANGFARETIKSNIFPFWKSLFDEQGKEEIPREIKK; from the exons ATGGAATCAAAATCTACCTCCGGTGTTGTCCGTCGCAAGCCACCGTCGTTCAGATTTTATCCATACACTTCAGG gAGCGCCTCTGGAAAGAAGGACATGAAAGATGAGGTTATAAGATTAGGAGTTGAGTTCTCTGTCTCTGTAGCTGAATCGATGTTCCTGTTGTGTGATGATATACGTACTATGTTGTTCATCTCCTTGACGTTGTGGAAATATGTACTACCAGAAGGGAATCCTGTGGTAGAAAGGTTGTTTCTCCTTATTCATTACATCTACTCAAAAGATATCAAACCGAAAAATGGAGTATTATATCAGAACGGTGAAGGAAAGTCAGCACAATGGAATCTTATCAAGACAACGTGGAATGATTTCGTTTGCGGTATCATAGTTTTGAATCGCCTTGTTTTGGTTCTCAGAGTAAAAGATTGCTCTTATGATGATAGGCTACTATTGTCAGCTATTGCAAAATACAAGCAAGAGCTGAAGAATCTAGAGGGTAAATTGAGGTCTGCTAAAGATGTTTCAGAGGCCAATGGGTTTGCCAGGGAGACAATAAAGTCTAACATTTTTCCCTTTTGGAAGTCTCTCTTTGATGAACAAGGTAAAGAAGAAATACCAAGAGAGATAAAAAAATAG